A window from Plasmodium cynomolgi strain B DNA, chromosome 7, whole genome shotgun sequence encodes these proteins:
- a CDS encoding ubiquitin carboxyl-terminal hydrolase (putative), translated as MIKDNKLTIENINYKLINQVSVENEANKICEIKEYADKTASYLNTDVVFEKTAYGIKNFMNKNHSVDSLENGEMIPNNILLQKQSVNYVNKASEETFDETNQRGSRSSGASFHAHINDDIMTYVNNISKDINSSRDYEIDTSNNLSGVHKINDAHIHEREGVSGEAPSSNVNLATRNIDAGTGRAQNASSSIIQKCNREGDLDGRSDGNLSTSSDRSNRHYVESINNLVDPIAGKRIILPGGAKSPSRHAHNECTPPPTIQQMFQKRKSENPVMNITSIHKEVNVDSTRTKEEAQKGNLNVTPKGNKLEIFKNYSHYEIMNVLCSNWNREKSSESFPCPGDVPQSEEKINDEKNPNEENDSAKVKVSTNDGLCPPSTDHFQTVTHLKNPNSSTKRREEILQLLLHNVETKELDDIAKNLSFLKRMQQYFYQKYINIKFPNDSNDYHYYIHLDWFNKLKAFIFTPNGEFPGCITNYKLYNDEESAKESTTPYMLNKKDMKSNLKEGKDYICTNQYMWRFLHFLFKGGPCIKRNSNNIYDRYVPISNSDLMNKNIIYLMEPKYVDNLFSIFNYSNEELWSGTTHSRNSLDEAHKSLASGVSPSALSSPSSPITAQTDSATETARKHRTKHFAHNYYEFLHFYGLKEKEYNSSFFLEYDQSNPRIMNKMIDLKSKNSYESVYSFYSNENDTISDSDIAHNSHGVNRKSDLSELSKKETPSEKEKNGSNSSAASGPNRTEATSLENVGAGHGLLSPKQLARNLSDNVKNASLGNNGGSSNGNGGSSNGNGGSSNGNGGSSKGNGGSSNGNGGSSNSSNNNSNNSNNNNNNNNNNNNNNNNNNNNNNNNNNNSNNNNNNNDNAQEDPKKRQEENQKNAKETTPSRGVKEESQCKNATSYFGPKANVGTPNILSANYTCKKSNASKGSSNKSENPSDNLPNSSGNLLLTPPPKKNSLGCHSSNGNEIYKSCEEYNADNGEEASSNGYLTTTETESKGTTDNSVKSATSSPKDKGEPKKDDYKMKKKEDTEKGPICKDENKHARGSSCSHANIGSSDSSFRSSSANGAIPKRVSTEKKSITADDKRAKRKEEYEKNYNTKKHPLQAGANKVLDRLSSTLNTANLILKGHSSCSSNSSSYRGSSSESSIASSNNNSSNGSSNFSIRNHGVSSRSMYKDKERMKNMIMAPSNPKRESEFNNNSLSIITTKEQPAGIVNYSATCYINVVLQCLSVYFKLIYTLQNYVSVKYKSMNCSSEDTDNMNSSFINKNFFTNSIPFNLFGNNSKKKDDCLLLSLSNKLFQLSKMHNKGKVLNVSKLLNLLNDKYPYLFEYNEQQDCHEFLLLVFDFIHNMMKIVDESVDKNNRIDYCLKKEQSIISDLFLGLIEEKITCSQCSYVNYVYQPVYNLSVNVFKKNAENNLNDNLVEYFKKEEVNSTCEKCKCKKMFKYSCVYKEPNVLIVHLIRLLRDGSKIDNPIKFDMNNFTVQNVLKKKNGQYIENPKKYSLSGVIVHRGLNSNYGHYICYTKRRHSNGATVWYKFDDSIVTVVDVSEVESAKAYCLFYEAVN; from the exons atgattAAAGACAACAAGCTAACCATTGAAAACATTAATTACAAGTTAATAAATCAAGTAAGTGtagaaaatgaagcaaataaaatttgcgAAATAAAGGAATATGCAGACAAAACTGCCAGCTACTTAAACACTGATGTAGTATTTGAAAAAACAGCTTAtgggataaaaaattttatgaacaaaaaccATTCGGTTGATTCCTTGGAGAATGGTGAAATGATCCCAAACAATATTCTCTTACAGAAACAAAGTGttaattatgtaaataaagCTAGTGAAGAAACCTTTGACGAAACAAATCAGCGGGGCTCTAGGAGTAGTGGCGCCAGTTTCCATGCACATATAAACGATGACATTATGACGTATGTCAATAACATAAGCAAGGACATCAATTCCAGTAGGGATTATGAGATTGACACAAGTAACAATTTATCCGGtgtgcacaaaataaatgatgcGCACATACACGAAAGGGAAGGCGTTTCGGGCGAGGCTCCCTCCAGTAATGTCAACTTAGCCACGCGAAACATCGATGCGGGTACTGGCCGTGCTCAGAACGCTTCGTCGAGTATAATCCAGAAGTGCAACCGCGAAGGAGATCTCGATGGGCGTAGCGACGGGAATCTCTCTACCAGCTCCGACCGGTCGAATAGACACTATGTCGAAAGTATCAACAATCTAGTGGACCCAATAGCGGGTAAAAGGATCATCCTGCCTGGAGGAGCTAAATCACCAAGCAGGCATGCCCACAATGAGtgcacccctccccccacgATTCAACAGAtgtttcaaaaaagaaaaagtgaaaaccCTGTGATGAACATCACCAGTATTCATAAGGAAGTTAACGTGGACTCGACGCGTACCAAAGAGGAggcacaaaagggaaatctAAACGTAACcccaaaagggaacaaattagaaatttttaaaaattattcacaCTACGAAATTATGAATGTTTTGTGCAGTAACTGGAATAGAGAAAAATCTTCAGAGTCTTTTCCATGCCCCGGTGATGTACCTCaaagtgaggaaaaaattaacgatgAGAAAAATCCAAATGAAGAGAATGACTCAGCGAAGGTAAAAGTATCCACGAATGATGGTCTGTGCCCTCCCTCAACTGATCATTTCCAAACAGTTacccatttaaaaaatcccAACAGCTCAACcaaaagaagggaagaaattCTACAGCTACTTCTACACAACGTAGAAACAAAAGAGCTAGATGACATAGctaaaaatttatcatttttgaaaagaatgcaacaatatttttatcagaaatatattaacataaaattcCCAAATGACTCCAATGACTACCACTATTATATACACCTGGATTGGTTTAACAAATTGAAGGCCTTTATATTCACTCCAAATGGAGAATTCCCAGGATGCATCACAAactataaattatataatgatgaGGAGTCAGCCAAGGAGTCAACCACTCCCTATATgctgaacaaaaaagacaTGAAAAGTAATTTAAAGGAGGGGAAAGATTATATATGCACCAATCAGTACATGTGGCGATTTTTACACTTCCTGTTCAAAGGAGGACCCTGTATTAAACGAAATAGCAACAACATATATGACCGTTATGTACCCATTTCAAATTCTGAtcttatgaataaaaatattatctatTTGATGGAACCCAAATACGttgataatttattttccatttttaactaTTCGAACGAGGAGCTGTGGAGTGGCACTACCCATTCGAGAAACAGTTTAGACGAAGCGCATAAGTCGCTTGCGAGTGGTGTGTCACCAAGTGCTCTTTCCTCTCCGTCTTCCCCGATCACTGCTCAGACCGATTCCGCCACTGAAACGGCTAGAAAGCATCGCACCAAACACTTCGCACACAACTATTACGAGTTCTTGCACTTTTACGGgctgaaggaaaaggaatataactcttcctttttcctcgAGTATGATCAATCCAATCCTAgaattatgaacaaaatgatcgatttgaaaagtaaaaattcgTATGAAAGCGTGTACTCATTTTACTCAAATGAAAATGACACCATCAGCGACAGTGACATTGCGCACAACTCCCATGGTGTCAATAGAAAAAGTGACCTCAGTGAGTTATCCAAAAAGGAGACCCCTtcagagaaggaaaaaaatggtagtAATTCCAGTGCGGCTTCTGGTCCGAATCGGACTGAGGCCACATCTCTGGAGAACGTGGGCGCGGGCCATGGCTTGTTGTCCCCCAAACAGCTCGCAAGGAATCTGAGCGACAACGTAAAGAACGCCTCTCTGGGTAATAACGGCGGTAGTAGTAACGGAAACGGCGGTAGTAGTAACGGAAACGGCGGTAGTAGTAACGGAAACGGAGGTAGTAGTAAAGGAAATGGCGGTAGTAGTAACGGAAACGGCGGCAGTAGTAATAGCAGTAATAATAACAGCAATAACAGtaataataacaacaacaacaacaacaacaacaataacaacaacaacaacaataacaacaacaacaataacaataacaataacagcaataacaataataataataatgataacGCGCAGGAGGACCCAAAGAAACGCCAAGAGGAAAACCAGAAAAATGCGAAGGAAACGACCCCCAGCAGAGGTGTGAAGGAGGAGAGCCAGTGCAAAAACGCCACCTCCTACTTCGGCCCCAAGGCGAACGTCGGCACTCCCAATATTTTAAGCGCCAATTATAcctgcaaaaaaagcaacgcAAGTAAAGGCAGCAGTAATAAAAGTGAAAACCCAAGTGACAATCTGCCTAACAGTTCTGGCAACTTGCTTTTAACCCCGCCTCCAAAAAAGAACTCCTTAGGTTGCCATTCCTCAAACGGAAACGAAATTTACAAGTCTTGCGAAGAGTACAATGCTGACAATGGGGAGGAGGCATCCAGCAATGGCTATTTAACAACCACCGAGACGGAATCGAAGGGGACAACGGACAACAGCGTTAAAAGTGCAACCAGTTCACCGAAAGATAAAGGTGAGCCAAAAAAGGATGactacaaaatgaagaaaaaggaggataCAGAAAAGGGACCAATTTGtaaagatgaaaataaacATGCGAGGGGCAGCAGCTGTAGTCATGCCAATATTGGTAGTAGCGACAGCAGCTTCAGAAGTAGCAGTGCCAACGGGGCTATCCCCAAAAGAGTCTccacggaaaaaaagagtatcACTGCCGATGATAAAAGGgctaaaaggaaagaagaatacgaaaagaattataatacaaaaaaacatCCACTCCAAGCTGGTGCGAACAAGGTCCTAGACAGGTTAAGTAGTACGTTAAACACCGCCAATTTAATTCTGAAGGGACATAGTAGCTGTTCCAGCAATAGCAGCAGCTATCGTGGGAGTAGCAGCGAGAGTAGCATCGCAAGTAGCAATAACAACAGCAGCAACGGTAGCAGCAATTTTAGCATTCGCAATCACGGCGTTTCAAGCCGGAGTATGTACAAGGATAAGGAACGAATGAAGAATATGATAATGGCACCCAGTAACCCTAAGAGAGAAAGTGAATTCAACAATAACAGCCTTAGCATCATAACGACGAAAGAGCAGCCAGCCGGAATTGTTAACTACTCTGCGACGTGTTACATCAACGTAGTTCTGCAGTGTCTATCCGTTTACttcaaattaatatataccCTACAAAATTACGTAAGCGTGAAATATAAAAGTATGAACTGTTCTAGTGAAGACACAGACAATATGAACTCCTcatttataaacaaaaatttcttcaccAATAGTATCCCATTTAACCTCTTTGGAaataatagtaaaaaaaaagatgattgTCTCTTGCTATCTTtatcaaataaattatttcaacTAAGTAAAATGCACAATAAAGGAAAAGTTCTCAATGTTAGTAAGTTACTAAATTTGCTAAATGATAAATATCCGTACCTCTTTGAATATAATGAACAACAAGATTGCCatgaatttcttcttctcgtttttgattttattcaCAATATGATGAAGATAGTTGACGAATCggttgataaaaataacagaATTGATTACTGTTTGAAGAAAGAACAGTCGATTATCtcagatttatttttaggtttaattgaagaaaaaattacgtgTTCTCAATGTAGCTATGTGAACTATGTGTACCAGCCTGTGTACAACTTAAGTGTTAAtgtcttcaaaaaaaatgcagaaaataatttaaatgataaTTTGGTGGAATActttaaaaaagaggaagtaaATTCTACAtgcgaaaaatgtaaatgcaAAAAGATGTTTAAATATTCCTGTGTGTATAAAGAGCCGAATGTTCTCATCGTTCATTTGATTCGTTTGCTGAGAGATGGGTCAAAAATCGACAACCCCATAAAATTCGACATGAACAACTTTACCGTACAAAacgttttgaagaaaaagaatggGCAGTACATTGAGAACCCGAAGAAGTACAGCTTAAGTGGTGTTATAGTTCATCGTGGGTTGAACTCGAACTACGGCCATTACATCTGCTACACCAAGAGGAGACACTCCAATGGCGCCACCGTG tggtACAAGTTCGATGACAGCATAGTGACCGTCGTGGACGTTTCGGAAGTGGAGTCTGCCAAAGCCTATTGCCTGTTCTACGAAGCCGTTAATTAA
- a CDS encoding hypothetical protein (putative), with product MYIIWCLLFFAFEFAYSRRAFINVHKNNIINNKLGVNNTYNKNALYQSSTKVPISQAITKKQIIEEVSMETKESKKTVEKIMNGIFDNIYKHLENNEKIYIHKFGMYYNIFRKKRCIKNMRTKEDIHIESSHMPHFKFSKIFRDLIKVNVKAKRGDEEDEENDMNEENMNMGNINESFNENVNEKLIY from the exons atgtacataatatGGTGTTTGCTCTTCTTCGCCTTTGAGTTTGCTTATTCACGCCGAGCTTTCATTAATGTCCACaagaataatattattaacaacAAACTGGGGGTCAATAACACGTACAACAAAAATGCGCTATACCAGAGCTCTACCAAGGTTCCCATTTCGCAg GCCATTACGAAGAAGCAGATAATTGAGGAAGTCTCCATGGAAACgaaggaaagcaaaaagacagtggagaaaattatgaacggAATATTTGACAACATATACAAACACCTggaaaataacgaaaaaatttatattcacAAATTCGGAATGTATTACaacatttttagaaaaaaaagatgcattaaaaatatgagaaCAAAGGAAGACATTCATATAGAAAGTAGCCACATGCCGCATTTTaagttttccaaaatatttaGGGACCTCATTAAGGTGAACGTGAAGGCGAAAAGAGGCGAcgaggaggatgaagaaaacgacatgaatgaagaaaacatGAACATGGGAAACATTAACGAGAGTTTCAACGAGAACGTGAATGAGAAGTTGATTTATTGA
- a CDS encoding replication factor A-related protein (putative), whose product MSENDLLFRISQITTYVSKWIIKAKVVNKSKLSTFKNNNSFFSIDVTDVHGDSISCKFWGSAADKWFNNIELKKVYIFSKGRVSIANPKYNTVKHKYELTFNEDSEIHEVKDDGEIKIQKKISLVNLRDIKIATKETPFTADLIGIVKHIGTISNLKTKQGNDITKQNIIIVDDTKHSFEIAFWDSNVNLIKDEIKENEIYVFTNISIRNWNDMKNGTFGVTSSIEKIENLNEELKAKCTMISEWYNTNGKYEQFTNMRNILSNDVSQIPDKHYALSDVNDVLAKISGTYTLVGRIKRIYWKSKENEHRFYYPACTKCKKKLLSSGQDNAPDNDYETNANDEESIVYSCMNCDENNVKPFYNYTFNFLFMDFSGSITLRAFSDEGYNLLGKKAEELKSLDEDTLDYLFNYDFLYKEYKVVVRVNQKVYNGIERVNFTAMRIFPQKHSDISYLLNEIQLLISKDNTANKNKRALNDDSHDAKKQKV is encoded by the exons ATGAGCGAAAACGA CCTCCTCTTCCGCATCAGCCAAATAACGACCTACGTGAGCAAGTGGATAATCAAGGCCAAAGTGGTGAACAAGTCGAAGCTGTCCACCTTCAAAAACAACAACAGCTTCTTCAGCATAGATGTGACGGACGTGCATGGGGACTCTATCTCGTGCAAATTCTGGGGGAGCGCGGCAGACAAGTGGTTCAACAACATCGAACTGAAAAaagtgtacatattttcCAAGGGTAGGGTTTCCATTGCTAACCCTAAGTACAACACGGTAAAGCACAAGTACGAACTGACGTTTAACGAGGATAGTGAAATTCATGAAGTGAAAGATgatggagaaataaaaatccaGAAAAAAATCTCGCTAGTCAATTTAAGAGACATAAAAATAGCAACAAAGGAAACCCCATTCACAGCAGATTTGATAGGTATAGTTAAGCACATTGGCACCATAAGCAATTTGAAGACAAAGCAAGGAAATGACATAACGaagcaaaatataatcatCGTTGACGACACGAAACACTCCTTCGAAATAGCCTTCTGGGACAGCAAcgtaaatttaattaaagatgaaataaaggaaaacgaaatttatgtatttacCAACATAAGTATACGAAATTGGAATGacatgaaaaatggaaccTTTGGCGTGACCAGTTCGATCgagaaaatagaaaacttaaatgaagaattaaaagCTAAATGTACAATGATATCAGAATGGTATAatacaaatggaaaatatgagCAATTCACCAACATGAGGAATATCTTATCCAATGATGTCAGCCAAATTCCTGACAAGCATTACGCCTTAAGTGACGTAAATGATGTTTTAGCAAAAATTTCTGGTACCTACACACTTGTAGgaagaattaaaagaatatattgGAAGAGTAAAGAGAATGAGCATCGATTTTACTATCCTGCTTGCaccaaatgtaaaaaaaaattattgtcaAGTGGACAAGACAATGCACCAGATAATGATTATGAAACAAATgcaaatgatgaagaaagTATTGTCTATTCGTGTATGAATTgtgatgaaaataatgttaaGCCTTTTTATAACTACACCTTTAATTTCCTGTTCATGGATTTTTCCGGATCTATAACCCTTAGGGCTTTCTCCGATGAAGGGTATAATTTATTGGGCAAAAAAGCAGAAGAGTTAAAAAGCCTAGATGAAGATACTCTAGATTACCTCTTCAATTACGATTTCTTATATAAGGAGTACAAGGTGGTTGTTAGGGTTAACCAGAAAGTGTACAACGGAATAGAGCGCGTGAACTTTACCGCCATGAGAATTTTCCCGCAAAAACATTCAGACATCTCCTATTTGCTAAACGAAATTCAGCTACTCATTTCGAAGGACAACACGGCTAATAAGAATAAGAGGGCCCTAAATGACGATTCCCATGATGCAAAGAAGCAGAAAGTATGA